A genomic segment from Gilvibacter sp. SZ-19 encodes:
- a CDS encoding aspartate aminotransferase family protein, protein MLEDFFKHQAQTTPHPLALQVQRAEGSYIYDTAGNAHLDFVAGVSACSLGHRHPRVVSAVKKQLDSYLHVMVYGEYVQEPVVTLAKKLAEVLPDPLDTTYFTNSGTEAIEGAIKLARRVTGRSELIAAKKAYHGSTMGALSLMGFEERKSAFRPLIPDCRFINFNHFDELEKITVETAGVVVETIQGGAGFIVPEKGYLKALSARCKEVGALLILDEIQPGFGRTGKLFGFMHYDLIPDIVVMGKGMGGGLPVGAFTASAAQMKQLQDNPKLGHITTFGGNPVIAAAALATLEELQESTLMADTLKKEALFRSLLKHPLIKEVRGKGLMLALIMESAEIANTLVLEAQKAGLILFWLLFEPKAVRITPPLTVSESEIRKGCQVILDLLEKIDKK, encoded by the coding sequence ATGCTCGAGGATTTTTTCAAACATCAGGCGCAGACTACCCCACACCCACTGGCCCTGCAAGTGCAGCGGGCAGAAGGCTCGTATATCTATGACACAGCAGGGAATGCCCATTTAGACTTTGTGGCCGGAGTATCGGCATGTAGCCTAGGCCATAGACATCCACGGGTCGTATCCGCAGTAAAAAAACAGCTAGATAGTTACTTACACGTAATGGTCTATGGTGAATACGTACAAGAACCCGTTGTTACTCTAGCCAAAAAGTTGGCTGAGGTCCTGCCTGATCCTTTAGACACCACCTATTTTACAAATTCTGGGACTGAGGCCATAGAAGGTGCCATAAAACTCGCCAGACGTGTTACCGGACGCAGTGAGCTCATTGCCGCCAAAAAGGCTTATCACGGCAGTACTATGGGTGCTTTGAGTTTAATGGGCTTCGAGGAGCGAAAATCGGCCTTTAGACCCCTTATTCCGGACTGTAGATTCATCAATTTCAATCATTTTGATGAACTCGAAAAGATCACCGTAGAGACCGCGGGGGTTGTGGTCGAGACCATTCAAGGAGGTGCAGGCTTTATAGTACCAGAAAAGGGTTACCTCAAAGCCCTTTCGGCTCGTTGCAAGGAAGTTGGCGCGCTATTGATCTTAGATGAGATCCAACCAGGATTTGGACGTACCGGGAAACTCTTTGGTTTCATGCATTACGATCTAATACCAGACATAGTGGTAATGGGTAAAGGTATGGGCGGTGGTCTGCCGGTTGGTGCATTCACAGCCAGCGCTGCGCAGATGAAACAACTGCAAGACAACCCAAAACTAGGACATATCACCACTTTTGGCGGAAATCCGGTAATTGCGGCGGCCGCACTTGCTACGCTAGAAGAACTGCAAGAATCGACCTTAATGGCCGATACTTTAAAAAAGGAAGCTCTCTTTAGAAGTCTGTTAAAGCACCCGCTTATCAAGGAAGTTCGAGGGAAAGGCCTTATGCTGGCGCTTATCATGGAAAGTGCCGAAATAGCAAATACCTTGGTTCTAGAAGCGCAAAAGGCCGGATTGATCTTGTTTTGGCTGCTTTTCGAACCCAAGGCCGTACGAATTACCCCACCATTAACAGTCTCAGAAAGCGAAATTCGGAAAGGTTGTCAGGTTATTCTCGACCTATTGGAAAAAATTGATAAGAAGTAG